The following DNA comes from Anopheles coustani chromosome 2, idAnoCousDA_361_x.2, whole genome shotgun sequence.
ACTACAATAATCGGTGTTTTCAGTGTTGTGTAAAGTGTGACAAAGAGGAACTTTTCGATCGAGCGTTAAAAATCGGATAATTATTCGTATGGACTTTGCCAACCTCTTTTCTTACAGCAAGTGCTTATGAGTACGTAGGTGTATGCGTGGTGGAACAGCATTGTCCtacttcccattttcttgtaTATGTCAGTCTTATAACTTTTGActtaaaaattattacttGCCATATaaactgaaaacaaatttgttttagTTCTGCAAATCACAGCAAATAGCTACGTCTTGtcataaaacatttgtttgcagtCTGAGTCATAAAATTTACGCAgggaaaatgaggaaaaaaaacttgttccGACGAAAACTTctggtgagtgtgtgtatgtttgcgcAGTCCTTCTATTATGAAAAGCTATTAGCTAAACGTACAACCAACTATCATCGCATCTGCTAAAGGGTGTCGACAAAGTTTTGAACAAGCATATTGGTTGAGaatggttgtttatttttggttttagtATCAATGtatctaaaataaaaagcaaatgaagaaaacccAATAGTTATGAATAAGTAGGAAACAAAGAAACAGACTACGGAACGGAAGTGTGCGTATGAACGCATCTGTCTGCAGTTGTATGCGTGTGTTTGGAGTTGACAGAATATCCTTTTTTGTAGAAATTAATGGTTGTGTTGTCATTCGCTTTCTGCTCGGTGTCCTGAAAAACCTTTTCGTGGATCAATACGATGCGCACagccgtgtatgtgtgtgtgtttctttgtgcgtgtgtgagtggTTGCACGGGTCATtgagaaaaatatgtaaaacgtaaacaaaaacatcataCAAATCTAAGACGCACAACATAACATTTTTGGTTACGTGTAGAAGCAGATTATTTTGATCTGGGCCGAACGGTCGTATTTAGTGCATACCCAATACAGGGAAGGTTATCATTAATACAGCGAATAATGtggaatatattttctttaaaaacccgccaaaaaaaatttccaagTTATGTAGAATTCGCAGAAAATAATATAATCCCTTCACCACAAAGGAATGGTAACAACTGTGCAGCGACATCTATACGTGTCGCTTTTTGTATTTGAGTACAAGCATGTCAATGAGAATCTGACAGTTTCTTATGTCCCGTTATGTATTGACCGTCCATACGGCTATATAAGGTCATGGGGTGAGGATAATAACATAATTTACTGAGTACGGTTcagaaaagaaattcaaaaacaaaaccaaatcaattTGGCAGTAAGAGtctagaaattgaaaaaaacacattactAAATACAAGATTTGGCAGCTCAACTCTACATAAATTACATCCCGTTGATACATTTTGGAAGTAATACAAATGAATgctggaaagaagaaaatatattttcgaaTCCGATTGTGATCACTTCTACAGATGCATGTTGCAGTCGTGTTTGTCATTGCAAGGAATCAGCTGGTGGAATACCACTTTGTACAGAGCAGTAAAGTATGCTGACTTTGTCatatttttgcttctttctccctctctcgaaAATTATCGCTTTCTCGGCTATCTACTTGTAGAGGTCCCATCTCGCtctctttctgtttttctttggcaCAAAAAACATATGCAGCATATCTTATGATGTGAAATCACATTATATAGCTCTTGCCCAGCAGCATCACAAGCAGCATAGAATTTGGTTGGTCTCTTTCATTATGTTTGCTTGACTCTTACTTACTGACCTGTCCATCTAATGATTTCCTTATGTTTTCGAAGCTGTTCCTGTGAGTAAGTGAAGGTAGTGACGATAATCTTCTGCGTTTGGCCTATGTTTAGCAGGGAGTAATGTGCGTGCGTACAGTTACTGCAGGCAATCGCATGTGTTTGTTCGACTGTGATGAAgggcgagaagaaaaaatagtaAATGGCACCTACCACCGCACAGTGGTCAAAGTGATAGAGAAAGACGGCCAGTGTTAGAAATCTGTATCCTCGTACAGTCCTAGCTACCCAAGACacttttggtttaattttatgcACGTTTTGCACAGCATTCCTAAACCTGTAaatttatggaaaacaaaatgttggaGTTTGTAGCTAAAACCCTTATTAGAAAAAACACCGTAACGCGAATGAAATATTTCTGTATTGGATTTTACTTGCGGTTATGTGGTAGATAGCTCGCTATTTCACTTCAGAAGAACGTAAGATTCAAGTCCATTTCGAGGAGATTTGATGCGGTtagaaacaaaattcaacaatTAATAGTAGTGTGCATTAAACGGTTATCACTGCGACAGACACTGCCTTTGGAGCTGATGCGTCAATATACAATGTatgacatttttgttttctgtttaaaTACTATTTTTTCGTACGACACCGTATAATTGCAAAAGCCATTCTACAATACTGAAACCCCTTTGACCGCCCTCCGGTCCCACTGTGCCTTCGAGACTGACAGTGCAGCGACCATACGAACGGCGAGAACGGGACAAGGCGTGCTGTGATTGCACTCCCACTGCCATCCAACGAGATTGCTTGGATACGTCAAAGTGGAAACGAAAAGAGCACTGTGGTCACGCAGTACAGGCGGGTGGTCGTCGTCTTCTACGTAGTGTGTGGAGGAGCTTCAGCCAAACGTACTAACATCAGCAGTGTAAGCAACTACTGCAGCATTCGAGTAGGTTGCAAAGTGGGCAAAATATTGCATATGGCTGCATCGGCATGGTGTAGAAGAAAATATTCGTTGTTTTGAAGTGCGCTACCAATCGGTGTGTACAGCATAGTGTTTGGTGTCGTTAGGTAGCAAAAACAGTAAATCGACCGATTAATAGGGGAGCGGACACATCTGGGTAGGGTATTTCGTTTTCCGTATTTCATATGTCCATACTTGGCTACTATGATCGTAATAGAGCTGCAATTCATCCACCTATCGCTATTGCACCGTGAccgttgtgcgtgtgtgataAACTTAACATTACCATTCTCTATGTCGTTGTTCATGTTAGTAACATCGTACCTTTCTTTCCCTTCATTCAAGTGTTTCCGATCAGCGCACCATCGATCGATTACTAAAACGTAGTGCTGGGCGATAAATTCTTCATCTTCGTCAATATGACCAATAACCATCCCGGAATCTGCATCGAGAAAAAGTAGACCTAAAGCGAGCGATTAGTTGCAAGCAAGGGAAGCAGTCATTTCATCGTAATCGCATTAAaaagtgcagcagcagcagcaggagcagcagctaAGCAACCCACGACGACGGTAGTCGTAACTAGGGGGAAAAGCGAATTCTAGAGAGTGAGAGACTGGTACACCTACATCTTCGGTAttcgaaaattattttccttttttagtAAGTATTTTTCAATTCGGGGGTtgtggagtgttttttttaatggtcTCGTCATCGTCTTGTCAGTTACGAAGAAATTTCATCTATTTCAGAAATGGCTGCGTTTCTCTTGGGAAAACATTgtgctattttgtttttcttttctaaggTTGTTCTCACCCATCAGTTAGTGTTTCATTCCGATCTCTTCATTCACTCACATCACTCGCACCGTTCAATATGCGATCTTTAGTGAAAGTGCAAAGTGGATGCGCTTTGTAaaaagtaaaaggaaaaaaccctTACGATTTCTttgctttctcgttctctgCTTTcccgctctctctctttccgtCTTCAGAGTTTGAATGGTGCCCCGTATAGATCCTCAAAATTGATTGCGTTCGGGAACCGATCGACGGCGGCTCTTCGGCAAGGTCCTGCTCgtcctcttcgtcgtcgtcggacgAGGAGCTCAATGAACGGCCAGTACCGCCGGCACGGAAGCGCCCGCGTAAGTCAGCCACTGCCACTACTGATCCGCCGTGTCATCCGGTCCTCGCAACCGACGCAGGACTCGTCGTCATCCGCGTGGTAGAAGGAGGAGTGCCCGTAGTAGCCGAAGACGGAGCGGAAGAAGTCCAACACCGACTCTCGTTGGGTGGAGGTTTCGCGGTGGCCGAACTCGGGCAAGaagaacagcagcagcagcagcagcagcagcaattagACGCACAAATTAGTGCACCGGATCCGTTGGAGGACGAGCAACCGAATACTGTGTACGAGGAACAGGACCAGCACGACGCAGCACGCCAGCGACTACACCGACGCTCGACTGTGGAAGCGCGGGAGCAAGCTAGGGAAGGGGAACGGTACGGCGGGGACGGAAGtcgtcctgctgctgctaccaCCGCCGCTGGTCGTCGAAGGTCGCGTGCTGGAAACGCGGCAATAATCAGTGCTGCCGGCGATACTATTGGTGttagtggtagtggtggtggtggtagtggtggcagTCGCGGGAACGTAGCGGCggaacagcagcagcgagTAGGTAGTAAACGTCGTAGCACACGGACACAGCAGCGAAGCTCAGTAgctccaacaacaaccaacgaACCAACAACCACCCCAGGGGTTGACCGGTGTAGCAATCGGTTGCGATCTGCTtcctcgtcgacgtcgtcggcTGCATCATCGGCTGCTGCCACGAGCGGACATTCACACCATCATCAACGTCATCATCATTCCGCACGCGCGTTAGACACCAGAACAACCGAGAGCAGCAACAAAGACAACTCGGTACCAGTGGTAGAGCGGTCGGAGGTAGATCCCACCGGTGGCGTAGTGGAGAAAGAGGTGCCTAGGGAAGAGGAGGAGCGCCGGAGTGACGAAGCCAGCCCACAGTCGAAACGTCGGCGAAGGATGCTGAACGATAATAGCACCAGTCGCAACGGTGCCGTCGCACCATCGACCGCTTCTCCGATGGACGCGTCGAACTGTGATCTAAATGGTCACAATGTGGCCAACAACAGCAGCGGAAGTAGTAGTGGAAGTAGCATCGCCAccgccaacaacaacagtagtagtagtagtagtaacgCCACCGCTAGCAATAACTCGAACGCAGCGGAAAACGACAATGGTGTCGCAAACAATGGACTGACCACGAATGGcgatggaggaggaggaggagcaggaggtggtggtggtagcgtCACTCACAGACAGCCGCACCGGGTTGTGAAGCTGGACAAAACAAACCAGGACATTGTGCGGTTAATTGGCCAGCATCTGAAGGACATCGGGTTGGAGCGTAGCGCGGAGATGCTGATGCAGGAGTCGGGCTGCTGTCTGGAGCACCCGGCCGCCACCAAGTTCCGCATCCACGTGCTGTCCGGTGACTGGACGAAGGCGGACCATGACCTGCAGGAGCTGCAGTCGATGGTGGACAGCAAAACCGACCGTGCCAGCATGAGTGAAATGAAGTTTCTGCTGCTCGAGCAGAAGTACCTCGAGTTTCTGGAGGAAGGCCGTCCGATCGATGCACTGCACGTGCTGCGCAACGAGCTGACCCCACTGCAGCACAAGACACCGCGTGTCCACCAGCTGTCCTCGTACATGATGTGCACCAACAACCAGGAGCTGTACGCAAGGGCCGGCTGGGAGGGCAAGGGCGTCAAATCGCGAACTAGACTGATGGACCGGCTGCAGTCGTACCTGCCGGCGACGGTCATGCTGCCACCGCGGCGCCTTCGCTCGCTGCTGGCCCAAGCGGTCGAGATGCAGAACGAACGCTGCCAGTGCCACGATATGGCGTGGAGCACCAGCATCGAGAACGTGTCGCTCCTGGTCGACCACAACTGCAGCTCGGACGGGTTCCCGCTGCAGGCGCTGCAGGTACTAAATGACCACTCAGACGAGGTGTGGTTCTGCAAGTTCTCACCCGACGGGCTCCGGCTGGCGACCGGCTCGAAGGACAACAGCGTGATCGTGTGGGAGGTGGACCCGGTGAAGCTGCTCCTGCGCAACAAGCGTTCCTTCGAGGGCCACACGTACGGCGTATCGTACATCGCCTGGAGCCCGGACTCGAAGTACTTCATCGCGTGCGGCCCGGACGACTGCCCGGACCTGTGGATCTGGGACGTCGAGCAGGAGAAGTTGATGACCAAGTTCTCGCACTCCACCGACGACAGCCTGACGTGTGCGGCGTTTAACCGTGACGGTACGCGCTTCGTGACCGGCGGTACCCGCGGCCAGTTCTATATGGTCGACCTCGATGGTATCCTGCACGACAACTGGGAGGGTGTCCGCGTGAACGGGCTTGCCTTCCTGTCCGACAACAAGACGGTATTGGCGGCCGACACGCACTACCGAATACGGGGCTACAGCTTCGACAATCCGCGCACCGACTACGGCATCGTGCAGGAGCAGTGCCCCATCATGACGTTCTCGGTCAACTCGGCCGATCGACTCGCCCTGCTCAATATATCCTCCCAGGGGCTGCACCTGTGGGACCTGCAGGACAAGTGTCTCGTCCGGCGCTTCCAGGGCGTCACGCAAGGGAACTACACCATATACTCGTGCTTTGGCGGCGTAAACGAAAGCTTCGTCGCCAGCGGCAGCGAGGACAATAAGGTGTACATCTGGCACATCCGGCGCGAGGAACCGCTGGCCACGCTCATCGGTCACACGCGCACCGTCAACTGCGTCAGCTGGAACCCGGTCTACCCGTCGCTGCTGGCGTCCGCCTCGGATGATGGTACCGTGCGCATCTGGGGCCCCCAGCAGCCACACTCTCAGTGGAGTCCGAACCTTGCCGGGGGAAgcctgcagcaacagcagcagcaccaacatCCCCAAGTGCATACCAACGGGAATGCCTCGGGCGGTGCCGCCGATAGTGCCTCGATCAGCTCGACCGGTTCCGCTACCTCGTCCACATCGTCGTCCGGCTCGTCGTCCGGCTCCACATCGGGAGGCAGTGGCGCTGCGGGTGGTTCCGGAGGAGGTGGTAACGTTGccgccggcggtggtggtggagcagGTGCAGGAGGCGGCAGTATCGAAGTACTATCAACCTCTTCATGGAATATCACATAATATTAGGTGAGTGTGATTGGGTGAACTATAAACCAGGCTGCAGAATAGCTTTTCCGAACACCAATAATCCTACAAAGTCTGTAAAAACTTGATTGTAGATCAAGCGAATGTGAAATATTTGGTTTTCATTTGGTTATATCACAAAAGACCAATACCGTATTacaaaatgttataattaaaataatgataataaaccAATCACATTTAGATGCATTTCCGTTAGTTGAAACTACTCTTTTCGCGTGGGGTGTCTTTAATGTAATTTTGATCAGGGATAATGACGCACGCAAAGGTTCCCAAACAATTCACAAAAAATCTAACAAAAAACTCTATGGAACTATGGAGGATTTCTATATTTATTTCTCAATACCTTCATTTCGAAAATTGAAACTGAATTGTctggcatttttctttttgccctAAGATGCCAGCTTTAATAAAGATTAAAGCGGTGATGAATGAGCGTATTGGCAGTGACAACATCGATAAATTAACCTATTTACTACATGCTAAAATACTTGAAATAAGAATAATTATAgctaaatatttaaatgtagGCAATCAGGGTTCGAAATAATGGATGTGGAGGGTGTTTGTAATGCAAAATAGTCCCTTATATATTtcgttggaagttttttaaaattatcatcGAAAACCAGCTGCCAAAGAGTGAAATGAGCATTTTTCCAACTACTGTAGCACGGTAAATTACTGCTTCAGTCAGTCGCACTCGCAAAGTTAAATCGGTTTAATAACACTTGACAAGGCTGTCGatgttgcactttttttttatttaaacccaaacaaacagtgtgattaaaaaaagaactggAAGAAAAGACTATCAATGCCAACAGTGTATGCGCActcgttttctttctctttatcAGATCGCGCCCCACAATCAGGGTTTCCCAAACCCCGCCTGATGTAGGTAGGGTAAACCAACCTGAAGCTGGTAGTTGGTGTGGTGTAGTGTGGCGGGGTGTGTTGTGTTCTCGCATTCTGGAGTGCATCGCAACTGCAACCCCTATGCCATCTGCCAGCAGAGGCGTTAATCGGATGAGATGTTTAtggtatttgtgtgtgtgcaataATGCACACGGTAGCACGAAGGCGAAAGCAAACGATCGTAGAGCATCGAATGCAATGGTTGTTGCGTGCATCTAGTGCCCTTCGATAAACACTGCACGCAACGCAATGATGATATGAACAACACCGGCGACGAACATTGTGGAAAAGTGTTGCCGCGAGatataatttattcatcatcatcatagtaCCGCTTCCCTGTTTGCGGGTGAAGAAGCAAAAACCGTGGCAAATGTTATTTGATAGTTTACGGTGGGTTTCCAGTTTCTACCAGCCATCGCTAGGAACATCGTTCATGGGGAATTTGTAGAATCAATGGACAAAGTAGGCCTTCGAAGAATGTCACTGTACGAATCAATAAAAATACGTCggacttttttttaacatattcTTTTCTTCACGATTTTCCAGATATTTAATCAACCCGGTCTCAAGGAGAGGAGGATTTAAGCGAAAGTTGAAAGCAAAGGCGGTATAAACACATCAGCACACACCATCGTCGGCCGGTAGTTACCGATGATTCTCGGAAGGGCAATAAACGAAGGATAATGATAAGGAtagacacacaaaaacactttctatacTCACATCTGGCGTATTTCATTGATTGACGGAGCTCCCGatccgtgcgtgcgtgcgtgcgactGCTGGATTTAAACAATTGGTAGATTTAATATGTTATAAACACATATGAATAAACACTTACACATAACACGCtaccacacacagacacatacacacaatctCTAGGGATACGTTGTAGTTTTAATGATCGAACCacgatgataaaaaaaacccatgggACGAGAAAATTAAACCTTAAAATCCGTTGCAGAACGCAGAACATTTTGAAGAGGATAATTACGGACGACgtggaaaaaatataacaGGATGGCTTCTGAATGCAAGACGAAAGATTCGAGTTGATTTGAGCCCTTGGCCTCGACACCGGATGCTGTTTTATCTCACGTGGTTGTAGGAGAACGTTGGCGCTAACAGTAGGCGAACGCAGCGGGAATAAAAGCAAATACTTTAGCACTATCCAAGTCCGTACTAATTGTAGAATAAATGATCAGTAATAAGGCTCGATTGGTTGAGATCGAACGAAACAGCaatgtagcagcagcagcaccagcgaAAATAATCTATTATTAGATTTGATTAGTTCGGTAAGGAAATCAAGCGAAGCGAGCGAAAGCAGTGAAAGAAGAAGCAAGTGTTAGtttaataattaataaaaaaaaggatgcaaaaaaataaattatttgtcaATCTTTGTGGAGGCGAGACGCTTGTTTGTAGGGTGGTTCGAGGGACAATGCAACCCTATTTCTCATAAACTCTTTTGGCCACGCAAgaggccatttttttttgtttatttttcccttcaccGCCTGCTGAGCAAAACTATCCATTCAGTTAAAAAACCGCAACAATTCACATCAGCGTGTGTGGAACATTTCACATCAGCGTATGTGGAACGAGCCCCATTTTGTGTGTAGCGATTCGACCAACAACGGTGGTTCATAAAAACCGACACctgtttgtttgatattttacgtagttttaaaaaaattaatgataAGTTCATCCCTTTTTTTGCGAATTGTTAAGAGAATAATATTAAGTCCATTGGCtccatttttccattcgtGAGTTTATTGCCGTTCATAATTTGAACACGGTTTATTAATTAATTCTGATGAAAACTTTCATGCTCTCCGTTAGTCACTAGCGAGCGGTTAACTTTTTCGGCGAATCAAAATAGATACACATTCAAAGTAACACGTCCCCA
Coding sequences within:
- the LOC131266365 gene encoding WD repeat-containing protein 26 homolog, coding for MLNDNSTSRNGAVAPSTASPMDASNCDLNGHNVANNSSGSSSGSSIATANNNSSSSSSNATASNNSNAAENDNGVANNGLTTNGDGGGGGAGGGGGSVTHRQPHRVVKLDKTNQDIVRLIGQHLKDIGLERSAEMLMQESGCCLEHPAATKFRIHVLSGDWTKADHDLQELQSMVDSKTDRASMSEMKFLLLEQKYLEFLEEGRPIDALHVLRNELTPLQHKTPRVHQLSSYMMCTNNQELYARAGWEGKGVKSRTRLMDRLQSYLPATVMLPPRRLRSLLAQAVEMQNERCQCHDMAWSTSIENVSLLVDHNCSSDGFPLQALQVLNDHSDEVWFCKFSPDGLRLATGSKDNSVIVWEVDPVKLLLRNKRSFEGHTYGVSYIAWSPDSKYFIACGPDDCPDLWIWDVEQEKLMTKFSHSTDDSLTCAAFNRDGTRFVTGGTRGQFYMVDLDGILHDNWEGVRVNGLAFLSDNKTVLAADTHYRIRGYSFDNPRTDYGIVQEQCPIMTFSVNSADRLALLNISSQGLHLWDLQDKCLVRRFQGVTQGNYTIYSCFGGVNESFVASGSEDNKVYIWHIRREEPLATLIGHTRTVNCVSWNPVYPSLLASASDDGTVRIWGPQQPHSQWSPNLAGGSLQQQQQHQHPQVHTNGNASGGAADSASISSTGSATSSTSSSGSSSGSTSGGSGAAGGSGGGGNVAAGGGGGAGAGGGSIEVLSTSSWNIT